Within Quercus lobata isolate SW786 chromosome 5, ValleyOak3.0 Primary Assembly, whole genome shotgun sequence, the genomic segment AATGGGATTGTTTGTTAATtgtttataccaaaaaaaaaaaattaaattaaaccaAGAATATTGTAGATAAACTGGTTAGCACTTTTAAATGTTTTCAACATAGACATTTAAGTTTAAACACCCTAcccaattattaaattaaaaatattttgcaaaaagGAATTCCAAACCACTTTACTAAACCGCCAGtgatttgaaactaacacttaaaaaagtacaatttttaaaacttatttttttaaaggattaaAGGTACAGCTTTTCAAAACAGATAAGCTGTATCAAAGTTCTTATTGGCTTGcaaatgttaattttattgaatcaaaGTAAACCCTGCTAAACAACTGGTATTGGCCCAGCTGATCAATTTATTCAGTGTGACAACTACCATTTAACAAGTTTCTTGGGCTATAATATATTCATGACCATGCACAATTGGACATGGAGAATTCCAAGAGTAGAATTGGCATTTTTTCTTGATACCAAACCCAATAGCAGTTTCAATCAAGTCACTGGAGATGCCCCCTATAATACTGAGAGTCGGCATTTCCACAATCCTCACCTACTCCACAACTGCATTTAAGTATCAACCTCATAGGTCTATTAgagttttgtttattattttcccCAGGACATAGACAGAAGAGCTGTCCATGAGAGTCTCAAAATAATATCAATGCACTACTTTGGGATTCTCAggaaaaattatcttatgaCTTATGAGACAGGCATAATTATCTTATGACTTATGAGACTAGCATGTGGAGCACTTCTCACATGCGTATGAGATCCACATGTTATGATGGGGCGTTCCTTTAACCGGTCACATGAAATACTTTCTCCTTCCTTAAATAGCATCTGTCATTCAAAGATTATGACACAACTACAAGCTCACATACCTTTGAGTACATCAGAACTATGACTTCTTCCATTTATGAGACTACCTGTGAATGAGACATTAACAAGGCCTGTAGAAGCAATCACTGATCTTAAGCATGCAAGAACTGATTAGACAGCACTATAATTTGGAGTTAGGCCAACCTCTACGGATTTACAGAATACATGATTTAGTAAAATCATGGACAAATAGTTTTAAATCTCAAAGGCACTGGTATTTTGAATTTACAGATTGGACAAGCTGTTTTTGCCTCAGTTCCTGCCGACTTTATggacaagaacagaaggaaattttacaattatgtTCCGCTTACGATTGTAATGCCAGGAGTGAAAATATGAATCTCACTTGGTGATAACATGATGAAACATTGAGCAGAGTTTTCAGTGCTACATGCCATACCCAGTGATTGCATGCGCATTAACTTGTGCTACATTGATGTCTTGGGACTTCATCTTGGCTTCCCAAAGCAAAGACGCAGTATTTGAGTCCATGCTTAGCATCCTTCTCTTCCCTCCACAAGGAGATCCTTCCAGAGTCAATCCTCCAGGACTCTCATGTGAGGTTAGGCAGCTTTCAGTGGAACAGTCAGCCCTCTGGGCATGGAGGCTAGGTGCAACTTCTTCTTCTGAGCCATGTACTCCAGCCACCTCAGGAGAATGTAAGCAGTAGAAGCCAAGTGGATCTATGGAGGAATTTCTTGGTGTCTTACTCACCAATCCTTGACCATTGCTGTCTGTGTCAATAACTGAACCTGAAATAAATTGATCTGCAAGCATCTTACAAGCTCTTTCAAGCATAGCCATATATCTACGCTCTGCATCCTGTCGGATCTGCAAGTGTTTCTCAGCCTACACAACAATGGTAGGAAGATCAGCAAGCTAGATCTTGGACCCAGATCTCTACTGTAATGAATTCTTACTCTCAATTTAACATATTTGTGTGCACAAGGACGTTCTTTGGGCTTTGTCCAAGGCAATAGATACCAAACAAGgcaataaaatacataaaagtcAGAGTTATCAATTATGCCTTCCATATTCAAAGAATATCCGTAGGTTACCTAACCAAATCCACCACCAATTACTCACAACTAAGGTCTGCTCTTCATTAAAATAACCCACAAAAGGAAATGTACCTCGACTTGCAGATGTAATTTGCTTTGCACTTCCATCTGTGCTCTCAAGGCCTCCTTGACTTCATAACCTCTGAACATGACATTAATTCCATTTAGTAATCTGATAACTTTCAGGTACCATAAGAGTTATGAAGAAAGGATGAAAATTCTATCTTACTCATTATCAGAAGTTGGCAAATTCGGAGAAGAATTACCAGTTCCAGGACTTTCTAAAAGGTAAGCAGATGGCATCCCTTCAATAAGTGGCAAAAGAAGTCAGTTTAATTATTGAGATTCTAATGGTGTGATTTAACAGATATGTACTCAAATATaatatggacaaagtttagctacaaaattggttataaccttaatattactacatattttgaaaatctaaccgttgaattgcatgttctttacccTCTtaatacatgtcaaattttgtattaatcggatattatttactatataatctataatgttctttacactctttacactcttatataatttatattttatgagtaattttaaaccacataaatttgcaatttaaacaactTATTGATagcatagctattgatctttaattttctagaaattttgcaagcataaagaaaataagaaaaagatgtaatctaatggtgaatttgtcaaaattcacctctaataaaaagatattgagtaaggttgtagagcctaaggctacaaccaattttgtagctaaactttgtccatataatatttctctctttcttccctCCCTCCCTCCTGGGAAGTTCAAATATGATAAGTTGGTAGGGTATAAATCAATATCTATTGACTAGACAGGTCAAATTTCCAGATTTAACCTATTTGCGTGTGCACACATATATATGCAGAGGGAGCACCTGCAGCATTCTTTAAAAGAAACtgcagaaagagagagagagagttacagCAAAACCCACCATCTCTGGATGCCTCACCCATCTCCTTTCCTGATTGCTTACCTAGCCTGTATTTCTGCAGCACAGCAAGAAGCATCTAAAATCAATTATAAGtccataaaaatttcatttcaccACAAGCTCTTCCTGCTCAGTTTTGCAACATCACAAGTCACaagaatattaattattaaaataacaaaaaccaaCCTGGAGATGACTCTTTAAATGGAAGAGTGTCAGTCCCTTCACATTCATTGTCCGCATGATGGCCTTAGGCGTAGCttctgaaaatattatttatgcTCCATTAGGATGCTCTTTTTTTGATAGTTCAATAGTTAGGGGTGGGGGAATATGAACCCTAGATGTCTCCATTGGAAACACCAGGAGGTACCaactagttgagctacaaagctcttggcATTCTCCATTAGGATACTATAAATGATAAACAAAACATACAAGATTCCCAACTAATCAACTATGACAGAATGTAGTTCTTCATAAGCTGGTCACCAAAAAAGTAACTTGTCAGCAACTGAAATTTGGCTCTTTAATGAGCTTTGTCAATCTTATACACAAGCCTAACCATACTGAGTCCAAGTCTTAATTATCTCAAATCTCCTATTAAGTTAGCCCTTTAAGTTGCAAACTCAGGTAACATGCTGATGGGTAAAATTTACTTAATCAAACCCCAGAAACTGTAAGGATCCTGACATATAACACTGAAAtactatataatttaaaatgtgTTCACTCTCTACTACTGATATGAGGAATAAGAATATTAATGAACATAAAGGAGAATGTGAGCTCCTCGAGAATATTCATAATCTGAAGAAAGAAGGAATCCAACATATGGGAAttgcaaaatattaaaaaaaaaaaaaaaatcatgaattaGTGCATCTCTATTGGCTTAAATCTGCCTAAGTCATTGGATACATGAGTAGCAGTAGCAAGGTTGATAATCTTGCTTATGAAATGAGTATAATTCTCCCAGACAACAAGAAACAACCAATGTCCTAAACCCTACAACTCAACAAACAGGCGAAAAAGGCCCACCTCTAAAGCGTCAATTGTTGCCCAAAGAAGCCATACTTACAATGAAAAAGTAATAGAAACTCTACGACCTTTACGAGGACCATCTATCATAACCAACGTTCAGCCATCAAACTACAGTAAACTTCCTCTGTGAAGAGGAATCTAAGGACTAAGCctcatccaaacacacaccaagAACTAAACAATATTACAAAAGTTTTTACACCAAAAACAATCTCACTTCTCTTTTAATAAGTAatcaattttaatgaaatgcatgaaaaaaagaaaaaaggaagaagaaagggtGCAATAAAGGAACATGAATCTACAATAAAGtgcagaaaaaacaaaaggcacAACACAGTATATAGAAGTACAAATGAAAGAACCCCACAAACCACtgaaaatttatcttttatagTTTGCAACATGCAACATGTCTACGAAGCTAAGAGGCATGCTGATTCCTCTTGAAGatctaaaaaacaaaagcttCAGTTAATGTAGCCCAAAGTTACTTCCCCTGTACTCCTAAATCCTAATTGATAGACAATGTGAggacaataaaaaataaattatgtcaAGAAGGAAACAAACCTCTGACTTAAAAGCTATGGCATAAATTAGTAATCTAGCGCATACTATCCAAGAAATGGATTCCAAATGAATCTAGTTTGTGCCAAACTTCCCCTCTTCAATGTCTCCAAGACTAGCTATTTtgggagtcttttttttttttcaaaacaattcaATCATTAACCCAATCCAGCAAACCTTAGTTGACTAGTTGAACTTGTTATGCAGAAGTCATGATCAAAAGTACAGGTATTGGGTTTCAAATGACAGCTAATCATAGTGGCGTTCTTTGCGGTGTTCCATGTCTATGTTACATATCCGATCTCCCCACTTTCCCACTATCTACCCATCcaaaacaaagatcaaaagtGCAGGTACCGCGGTTTCAAACCACACTTTTTAAAACTTCCACTTTCTTCTTTAAGTACAGTTTTTTTCAAAGAACCACACAACATCTTCATAAAGCTGTACCAAACGGGCACACAAAGTTGGACTCTTTGTGAATGTATTCTAAATTAGAGATTCAAACAAACATCATGTATGCAATAATGCAATACACACAAATTTCTGAAATCTCAAAGAGAATCAACAAATTTGACATCCTTAAATAACTTAGTAAAACAAGCACAATGTTTTAAAAATGGGtgcattcagcaaaaaaagaaaaacccaccaaaaaaagagagacaaatttgggttttggggacATTAATGTTGCAATAAAGATTATAACtttgaagaaaaaggaaagcaattaataataataataaaaaaatcatacaaatttAAGTACTTCTTACACAAATAAGGAAGtgagaaagtaaaagaaaatactaaCTAGAGGCACCACCAAGCTGAGTAACAGCGTCAACAAAGCGTTCATGAAGCTCAGCAGTCCATCTGAGACGAGGTTTGGGATCCGAAGTCAAAACAAGACATGGGTCTCCTCTATGATTGGACCCACCACCATTCTGAATTGCTATTTCTTCCTGACCAACAACTATTCCTTCATGGTGGGGTTGAATCATTCTTGgatacattttcttcttcttcttcttcttctaaattttcccagaaagagaaaaagaagaagagaaaaaaaaaaaacccagacaAGAgctcagttaaaaaaaaaaaaagtaaagaagaagagcTAGGGTATCATACTATAGAGAATATACAGATTCtaataaaaatgaaagggaaagaacttttttttttaacggtgaaaagggaaaaatggaCTATTGGGTGTTCCAAGGAGgggtgaaaactgaaaaagaataACACCGTACCAGTACCACTGGCATTGGCTTTTGGTGACAcaagtctttttatttttattattcattgtgtttttattttttattttttttattttttgtctctttctccCTGCTTATCTTCTTCTCGAGGAAGTATACCTTATTACTGGGTGTAAACTTCCTCCCACTCACAGCTGTGTGGGTCCCACAGATGGTGGGTTCCACCAGCTGTGAGAGTGAGGAAATATGCACCCGTAAACAGGGTGTatatttcccttctttttttatttttttttatcatgtttATTTCCCTTCTTCTCACCTAAGGCAATCAACTTTGTCATTTTGTTGAAAGCCAAAAGGCCCATTTAGACTTTCGAGGGTTGGAGCCATAGCCCACACCcactttatttcttttctcattttaacTGTAACTAATTTTATAGGGATTaaaggtcattttttttttttgctttttgttatTAATACTTTTTAAGAAAAGGGGCTTTGAAATCCACATAATGAGGACAAATGTAGTGGACTTGGGTCATGCCTTGTACTCCAACTagtaaatatcaaaaaaaaaaaaaaaaaacatgcagaCACCTTAGGAATATTATATGTTAATGAACCCATTGTCACATAACTAGCTGCTCGACAGTGTGTTTACAAGGAGAAAAATAGTTGAAAGTAGCATTAATGTGGGTTTTGGCTTAATGGCTTCGATGCCTAAGTTATTGGAGGTGTTTCTGACTATGCTTTTACTAGGATGTTGTGAGTTATAGTTGGATACCTTCATCAAATTTGAGACTTTCATTTTATAGCCTTATTGGAGGGTAGTTTTCATTGATTATAGTCACTTTTTGGCTGTAGACACATTTATCTCTTAATGAGAGGGGTGTAATTGTTGCCATTATAGGTGGGATTAACAAGTTTGGCATTTACATAGGGGAGATTCTAGGTTTACAATAGCATATTTACATAAATGTAAGTAATGATTTTCGAATATTATGCTCAAATTTCTAGATTAGATCTCTTCCTTCTTAGTCAAGCATGCCCCTAAATCTCAGTGTAGGCTCATCCTTGATTAGTTGACTTCTCCCCATTCCTTATTAATCAAGAATCCAAGTCATTTAGAGGGAGGCAACTCATCCTTATTTGCAATGACATGGTACATTATTTTGATTTACTGCTTACATTTCGCAATTTGACAATGTTGTCAGTATTAAGATGCATCGGTGTTTTAGCCTTTGAGACCTAATTTCTATTACTTGTAACAccaataatatcaaaatttctaGAATATAGTATCATGTTCATACACTTAATATTGTCCACATATCTCTCAGTTCGTCTACACTACTCATCAACTTAAAGATAGAAGAGATAAAGAATGATGATGACATGATGAATTTTGGACGACTTAATCCCACTTAGGAAAGCTAAATTATTGGAGCACGAGCAATATTTACACCATGTCATGTTCAAACATGGATGCATGATCTCGAGGCATTTGGTCTAATTTTTTGCACAAACATGCTCCACTACCCAAATAATGGGATAAGACATAAATCAAAGGGAAAACAATAAAATCCCTATATAAACCCTAAACCTTGCATATGTTAAGGCAAGAGAAAATTTCCTAACCTATTATGTATACAGAAACATCGCATCATTGTGGGTGCTAAATTAAGCACTAGAAAGACTTTAGCTGATATCACACTAGTTCCAACTTTGAGTTATGTGCtatcttttgtttggttggtttttAGCATCATTAATGAACAACACAATTACAGGTAATAGGAACATCAATACCCATAGAATAAAAGGTGTCTTGATGCTAATGTTCTCCACTTTTATACACACatgtttttgagaaaaaaagaagaagaagaagatttaaaTGACTCTTGCTTTGTGgcccaaaaaagagagaagaaaaataagtggGCTGGATGCAAAATATAAAAGTAGTAGGGAGATACCCACAAAGCCACCCGGCCCGTGAATGCGAAAGAGGAGAGAGTTATTAGAACTTAGAAGAAGGCTTGCTTGCCGCCTTTCTCAGAGTTTctttacaacaacaacaagaagaaggCGTTGATGGAGGAGGAGATTGAGGGAAGAAGAGAGCTGTCGAATTCAATTCCAAGGGGCGGACCCATTTACGTACCCAATCTGGTGGGTCCTCTCTCTTCTGTCCCCAACTTCGAGTCTTCTCTTCTCCTTCAACTTcaggtactctctctctctctctactcacTCCAAAATtataactttgtttttgttgattggTTATGTATCTCATCTATGCAGAATCTAGAGGCAGAACTATGTACTTCGGATTCATCTCAACCACTTGATGAAGATATTTCgtatgttcttttcttttttccccctctatCTAATAGACTTAATTCcttgttatttaattaattaattaatgtagGGTTAATGAGcttaaaattttgagtgaaGGAGAATTAGTGGATATGGCTATGAAGGAAGCATTACAGGTATCCTGCTAAAGCTCTAATCTTTGATGTGCTCCAAAACTCTACTGCTTGTGCAGTTTAATACTTTTGTCTCACTCTTTAAcacaaatttttgttattgttgcaGCAGGGGGAGAACCATGATTGTCCCTCACAGCCTTCACAAGAGCCGGCGCAAGAGTAAGTCCTAATCAAATCTAATGTGCTATGCTATGCaattccttatttttcaaatatgtatatatatatatatatatatatgttgttttcAATGCTTTTAATTTGGACTTGTATTATGTAAATTTTGTAGCTTTAGATGTTCCTAGCTCTAGTTCATATGGCTGCAGTTCAATTCATTTCATTACAACGTTGTCATCATACCATTGTCCTTGAGAATACCAAAATTATGATCAGataggtttttattttcatgtatGTATCTGtttgttccttttattttatcttaccctctcttcaaattcatattattaCAAATAGGATAGCGTTAATGTTGGCAAGAGAAACAccttaatataacatatagtgACACCTCTTAACCAAAAAGGTTTAAGCCCAATGGGCATGAGAtcaactatgttatattaaccactcttTCTTCTCATTAGTatccaatgtgggacttcaccaCT encodes:
- the LOC115991725 gene encoding protein PHR1-LIKE 3-like isoform X2, whose amino-acid sequence is MYPRMIQPHHEGIVVGQEEIAIQNGGGSNHRGDPCLVLTSDPKPRLRWTAELHERFVDAVTQLGGASKATPKAIMRTMNVKGLTLFHLKSHLQKYRLGMPSAYLLESPGTGNSSPNLPTSDNEGYEVKEALRAQMEVQSKLHLQVEAEKHLQIRQDAERRYMAMLERACKMLADQFISGSVIDTDSNGQGLVSKTPRNSSIDPLGFYCLHSPEVAGVHGSEEEVAPSLHAQRADCSTESCLTSHESPGGLTLEGSPCGGKRRMLSMDSNTASLLWEAKMKSQDINVAQVNAHAITGYGM
- the LOC115991725 gene encoding protein PHR1-LIKE 2-like isoform X1; the protein is MYPRMIQPHHEGIVVGQEEIAIQNGGGSNHRGDPCLVLTSDPKPRLRWTAELHERFVDAVTQLGGASKATPKAIMRTMNVKGLTLFHLKSHLQKYRLGKQSGKEMGEASRDGMPSAYLLESPGTGNSSPNLPTSDNEGYEVKEALRAQMEVQSKLHLQVEAEKHLQIRQDAERRYMAMLERACKMLADQFISGSVIDTDSNGQGLVSKTPRNSSIDPLGFYCLHSPEVAGVHGSEEEVAPSLHAQRADCSTESCLTSHESPGGLTLEGSPCGGKRRMLSMDSNTASLLWEAKMKSQDINVAQVNAHAITGYGM